A region from the Actinomycetes bacterium genome encodes:
- a CDS encoding response regulator transcription factor, whose protein sequence is MSSPRPVRIVVVDDQEVVRAGFGMLLESQPDFCVVGDAADGAEAIGVCREQHPDVVLMDVRMPVMDGIEATRRITAEAGDGDRPRIIMLTTFNLDEHVYDALSAGASGFLLKAVTADRLFDAVRVVAAGEALLAPAVTRRLITEFARLRPPPSRQSIPLGLLTPRETEVLRLIAEGLSNPEIAERLVVGEETVKTHVGRVLSKLGLRDRTQAVVAAYESGLVVPGFPSR, encoded by the coding sequence GTGAGCTCCCCGCGGCCCGTCCGCATCGTCGTCGTCGACGACCAGGAGGTCGTCCGCGCCGGGTTCGGCATGCTCCTGGAGTCCCAGCCCGACTTCTGCGTCGTCGGCGACGCGGCCGACGGCGCCGAGGCGATCGGGGTCTGCCGCGAGCAGCATCCCGACGTCGTGCTCATGGACGTGCGCATGCCGGTCATGGACGGCATCGAGGCGACCCGGCGGATCACCGCCGAGGCCGGTGACGGCGACCGGCCGAGGATCATCATGCTGACAACGTTCAACCTCGACGAGCATGTCTACGACGCCCTCAGCGCGGGCGCCAGCGGCTTCCTGCTCAAGGCGGTGACCGCCGATCGGCTGTTCGACGCGGTACGCGTGGTCGCCGCCGGCGAGGCGCTCCTCGCGCCGGCGGTCACCCGCCGGCTGATCACCGAGTTCGCACGCCTTCGGCCGCCGCCGTCGCGGCAGTCCATCCCGCTCGGCCTGCTGACCCCGCGGGAGACCGAGGTGCTCCGCCTGATCGCCGAGGGGCTGTCCAACCCCGAGATCGCCGAGCGCCTCGTGGTCGGGGAGGAGACGGTCAAGACCCACGTCGGCCGGGTCCTGAGCAAGCTCGGGTTGCGCGACCGGACGCAGGCGGTGGTTGCGGCCTACGAATCCGGCCTGGTCGTGCCGGGCTTCCCCAGCCGATGA
- a CDS encoding sensor histidine kinase, protein LLSLAATVPLAFARTSVLTAAVTITAATLLTLALDQRLTGAGVIAQVAVVYLLARRRSGWVTGAVLLPFVVGVTSYTVVAPSGGGVNGSVVPVALLSLTVIAAGLGVGSRARGETAALTASRQAIADTLLEHAARGERARIARELHDVVAHHISMISVQAEIARLTTPGMPTEGARRLAAIGDTARTALTEMQRLLDVLRSDAAAEPTRKPQPGLDQLNELIDEARDAGGASTRLIVRGRVVSLDAGLELSAYRIIQEALTNARRHAPGAAVDVELLYTGDALHLRVRDNGPGPPDGATAAGHGLLGMRERAAMVGGTLSTGRARTGGFLVEATLPIAEPAA, encoded by the coding sequence CTGCTGAGCCTGGCCGCGACCGTGCCGCTGGCGTTCGCGCGCACCTCCGTCCTGACCGCGGCGGTGACCATCACCGCGGCGACGCTGCTGACCCTCGCGCTCGATCAGCGGCTCACCGGCGCCGGCGTGATCGCCCAGGTCGCCGTCGTCTACCTGCTCGCACGGCGCCGGTCGGGGTGGGTGACCGGCGCGGTCCTGCTTCCGTTCGTGGTGGGGGTGACCTCGTATACCGTGGTCGCGCCGTCCGGCGGTGGCGTCAACGGCAGCGTCGTCCCGGTTGCCCTGCTGTCGCTGACCGTTATTGCGGCCGGGCTCGGCGTCGGCAGCCGGGCTCGTGGAGAGACGGCCGCGCTGACCGCGTCCAGGCAGGCCATCGCGGACACGCTGCTGGAGCACGCCGCGCGCGGTGAGCGCGCGCGGATCGCCCGTGAGCTGCACGACGTCGTCGCCCATCACATCTCCATGATCTCGGTGCAGGCAGAGATCGCCCGGCTGACCACGCCGGGCATGCCCACGGAGGGGGCCAGGCGCCTCGCCGCCATCGGCGACACCGCCAGGACGGCCCTGACCGAGATGCAGCGGCTGCTTGACGTGCTCCGCTCCGACGCCGCGGCGGAGCCGACCCGCAAGCCCCAGCCCGGGCTCGACCAGCTCAACGAGCTGATCGACGAGGCTCGCGACGCCGGCGGTGCCAGCACCCGCCTGATCGTTCGCGGCCGGGTGGTCTCGCTGGACGCGGGCCTGGAGCTGAGCGCGTACCGGATCATCCAGGAGGCCCTGACCAACGCCAGGCGGCATGCGCCAGGGGCCGCGGTCGACGTCGAGCTGCTCTATACCGGCGACGCGCTGCACCTGCGTGTCCGGGACAACGGCCCGGGCCCGCCGGACGGCGCCACGGCCGCCGGCCACGGGCTGCTCGGCATGCGCGAGCGGGCCGCGATGGTGGGCGGCACGCTGTCGACCGGTCGCGCTCGGACCGGCGGCTTCCTGGTCGAGGCCACCCTCCCGATCGCGGAGCCGGCCGCGTGA